A DNA window from Pseudomonas tohonis contains the following coding sequences:
- a CDS encoding OprD family porin has translation MQVMKWSALALAVTAGTTQLAFASAQDESKGFLEDSKLSVLNKNYTFYRNFLNNPGGQNYRNETAHGIMADYQSGYTQGTVGFGVDAHGMLGIKLNSGNGTNGTGLMPTGSDGRSQDDYSYAGGAVKARISNTELKYGNLMPANPVFAVGTARLFPGSAEGFQVLSSEIEGLNLEAGHFTSIRDGSASTNRDGRITLSYDFGGIVDAKNVDYLGGSYALSDNFSVTLYGSEFEDVWRQYYGNANYNIPLSDTQALSFDFNIYRTTDKGQSLAGDIDNTTWSLAAAYSIGAHKFTLAHQRVNGDEPFDYLSMDGANSGDSIFLANSVQYSDFNAPNERSWQARYDLNMAEFGVPGLSFMARYITGDDIDGTKMDPNGVYAGNFGGDDEKHWERDLEAKYVVQEGSAKDLSFRVRQATHRATGFDSDLDEVRVIIEYPLSIL, from the coding sequence ATGCAAGTGATGAAGTGGAGCGCACTGGCCCTGGCCGTGACCGCCGGTACCACCCAACTGGCATTCGCCAGCGCCCAGGACGAGTCCAAGGGCTTTCTGGAAGACAGCAAGCTGTCCGTTCTGAACAAGAACTACACCTTCTACCGCAACTTCCTGAACAACCCCGGTGGCCAAAACTACCGTAACGAGACTGCCCACGGCATCATGGCCGACTACCAGTCCGGTTATACCCAAGGCACCGTAGGTTTCGGCGTGGACGCTCACGGTATGTTGGGCATCAAGCTCAACAGTGGTAACGGCACCAATGGTACTGGCCTGATGCCTACCGGCTCTGACGGTCGCTCTCAGGATGATTACTCTTACGCTGGCGGCGCTGTAAAAGCCCGTATTTCGAACACCGAGCTCAAGTACGGCAATCTGATGCCGGCCAACCCCGTGTTCGCAGTGGGCACCGCCCGTCTGTTCCCCGGCTCGGCTGAAGGCTTCCAGGTCCTGAGCAGCGAGATCGAAGGCCTGAATCTCGAAGCCGGCCACTTCACCTCCATTCGCGACGGTAGCGCCTCTACCAACCGCGACGGAAGAATCACTCTCTCCTACGACTTCGGCGGCATCGTTGACGCTAAAAATGTTGACTACCTCGGCGGCTCGTATGCGTTGTCCGACAACTTCAGCGTTACTCTGTACGGCTCCGAATTCGAAGATGTATGGCGCCAGTACTACGGCAACGCGAACTACAACATCCCGCTGAGCGATACTCAGGCACTGAGCTTCGACTTCAACATCTACCGTACTACTGACAAAGGTCAGAGCCTGGCCGGTGATATCGATAACACCACTTGGTCGCTCGCTGCGGCTTACTCCATTGGTGCTCACAAATTCACCTTGGCGCACCAGCGCGTGAATGGCGACGAGCCCTTCGACTACCTGTCCATGGACGGTGCGAACTCTGGCGACTCGATCTTCCTGGCGAACTCCGTTCAGTACTCCGACTTCAACGCTCCGAACGAACGCTCCTGGCAAGCTCGCTACGACCTGAACATGGCTGAGTTCGGCGTCCCAGGCCTGAGCTTCATGGCTCGCTACATCACCGGTGACGACATCGACGGCACCAAAATGGACCCGAACGGCGTCTATGCCGGCAACTTCGGTGGCGATGACGAGAAACACTGGGAGCGCGATCTGGAAGCCAAGTATGTAGTGCAAGAAGGCTCCGCCAAGGATCTGTCGTTCCGTGTGCGCCAAGCCACCCACCGCGCCACTGGCTTTGACTCCGATCTGGATGAAGTCCGCGTGATCATCGAGTACCCGCTGAGCATCCTGTAA
- a CDS encoding PaaI family thioesterase, protein MSAGQVEALIRTGVPMAEDIDLRIERLDATGALARVPFQPKLVRPGGTLSGPTLMALADAAMYAVVLGRLGRVEMAVTSNLNINFLARPQPLDLMAEARILRLSRRQAVCEVSLYSQGMEEELVAHVTGTYALPI, encoded by the coding sequence TTGAGTGCTGGGCAGGTGGAGGCATTGATCCGCACGGGGGTGCCGATGGCGGAGGATATCGACTTGCGTATCGAGCGCCTGGACGCGACGGGTGCACTGGCGCGGGTCCCGTTCCAGCCCAAATTGGTGCGCCCGGGCGGCACGCTTTCCGGCCCGACCCTCATGGCGCTGGCCGATGCGGCGATGTATGCGGTGGTGCTGGGGCGCCTCGGGCGGGTGGAGATGGCCGTGACCAGCAACCTCAACATCAACTTCCTGGCCCGGCCACAGCCGCTGGACCTGATGGCGGAGGCCCGGATACTCAGATTGAGCAGGAGGCAGGCGGTGTGCGAGGTGTCGCTATATTCGCAGGGAATGGAGGAAGAGTTGGTAGCCCATGTAACCGGGACTTATGCGTTGCCAATCTGA
- a CDS encoding proline--tRNA ligase encodes MRTSQYLLSTLKETPTDAVVISHQLLLRAGMIRKLASGLYTWLPMGLRALRKAEAIVREEMNAAGALEVLMPAIQPAELWQESGRWEQYGPELLRLKDRHGRDFCVGPTHEEVITDLARNELNSYKQLPINLYQVQTKFRDEIRPRFGLMRGREFIMKDAYSFHSTQESLQETYDVMYGAYCKVFTRLGLNFRPVQADNGSIGGSGSHEFHVLAESGEDDIVFSDSSDYAANIEKAEAVPRETARGAATEELRLVDTPDTKTIAALVEKFGLPIEKTIKTLVVHGAEEGTLVALIVRGDHELNEIKASNQALVASPLVFASEEELRAAIGAGAGSLGPLNLPMPCIVDRSVALMSDFAIGANIDDKHYFGVNWERDLPLPEVADLRNVVAGDPSPDGKGTLVIKRGIEVGHIFQLGTKYSEAMKLSVLGENGKPVTLIMGCYGIGVSRVVAAAIEQSYDERGILWPDALAPFQVALVPLKYETPAVKEATDKLYADLTAAGIEVLLDDRDKKTSPGVKFADMELIGIPHRIVVSERGLAEGNLEYKSRRETDSQAVAVDEVLSYITARVRR; translated from the coding sequence ATGCGTACCAGTCAGTACCTGCTCTCCACCCTGAAGGAAACCCCCACCGACGCGGTGGTGATCAGTCATCAGTTGCTGCTGCGCGCGGGCATGATCCGCAAGCTGGCCTCCGGTCTCTACACCTGGCTGCCGATGGGCCTGCGCGCGCTGCGCAAGGCCGAAGCGATCGTACGTGAGGAAATGAACGCCGCCGGCGCCCTCGAGGTGCTGATGCCGGCCATCCAGCCCGCCGAGCTCTGGCAGGAATCCGGCCGTTGGGAACAGTACGGTCCCGAGCTGCTGCGCCTGAAGGACCGTCACGGCCGCGACTTCTGCGTCGGCCCGACCCACGAGGAAGTCATCACCGACCTCGCGCGCAACGAGCTGAACAGCTACAAGCAGCTGCCGATCAACCTGTACCAGGTACAGACCAAGTTCCGCGACGAAATCCGTCCGCGCTTCGGCCTGATGCGCGGCCGCGAATTCATCATGAAGGACGCCTACTCCTTCCACAGCACCCAGGAATCCCTGCAGGAAACCTACGACGTCATGTACGGCGCCTATTGCAAGGTCTTCACCCGCCTGGGCCTGAACTTCCGCCCCGTGCAGGCCGACAACGGCTCGATCGGCGGCAGCGGCTCCCATGAATTCCACGTACTCGCCGAATCGGGCGAGGACGACATCGTCTTCAGCGACAGCTCCGACTACGCCGCCAACATCGAGAAGGCCGAAGCCGTACCGCGTGAAACCGCTCGTGGCGCTGCCACCGAGGAACTGCGCCTGGTCGACACCCCCGATACCAAGACCATCGCAGCCCTGGTCGAGAAGTTCGGCCTGCCCATCGAGAAAACCATCAAGACCCTGGTCGTCCACGGCGCCGAGGAAGGCACGCTGGTCGCCCTGATCGTCCGTGGCGACCACGAGCTGAACGAAATCAAGGCCTCCAACCAGGCCCTGGTCGCCAGCCCCCTGGTGTTCGCCAGCGAAGAAGAACTGCGTGCCGCCATCGGCGCCGGTGCCGGCTCCCTCGGCCCGTTGAACCTGCCGATGCCCTGCATCGTCGACCGCTCCGTAGCCCTGATGAGCGACTTCGCCATCGGCGCCAACATCGACGACAAGCACTACTTCGGCGTCAACTGGGAACGCGACCTGCCCCTGCCGGAAGTCGCCGACCTGCGCAACGTCGTCGCCGGTGACCCCAGCCCGGATGGCAAAGGCACCCTGGTGATCAAGCGCGGCATCGAAGTGGGCCATATCTTCCAACTCGGCACCAAGTACAGCGAGGCGATGAAGCTCAGCGTGCTCGGCGAGAACGGCAAGCCCGTCACCCTGATAATGGGCTGCTACGGCATCGGCGTTTCCCGCGTCGTGGCCGCCGCCATCGAGCAGAGCTACGACGAGCGCGGCATCCTCTGGCCGGACGCCCTGGCGCCCTTCCAGGTCGCCCTGGTGCCGCTCAAGTACGAGACGCCGGCGGTCAAGGAGGCCACCGACAAGCTCTATGCCGACCTCACCGCCGCCGGCATCGAAGTGCTGCTGGACGACCGCGACAAGAAGACCAGCCCCGGCGTGAAATTCGCCGACATGGAGCTGATCGGCATCCCCCACCGCATCGTGGTGAGTGAGCGCGGCCTGGCCGAAGGCAACCTGGAATACAAGAGCCGCCGCGAGACCGATAGCCAGGCTGTCGCCGTCGACGAGGTTCTGTCCTACATCACAGCACGCGTCCGTCGCTGA
- a CDS encoding lytic transglycosylase domain-containing protein, with amino-acid sequence MPAPWPTLLLSGLLALAAPAFGSLRQAPEPELRQLLQRTVAEADSFGDRFDAEVWLLDMSTRLKRYVPDPAERLELLRLVHHEASKAGLRPDLVLALIHTESRFDRFAISAVGAQGMMQVMPFWKAELGRPQDNLTDNATNLRYGCTILSYYLKKERGDINRALARYNGSLGESWYPAKVVGLWQDIWYVRP; translated from the coding sequence ATGCCCGCGCCCTGGCCAACGCTGCTCCTCAGCGGCCTGCTGGCGCTGGCGGCCCCCGCCTTCGGAAGCCTGCGCCAGGCGCCGGAGCCCGAACTGCGGCAATTGCTGCAACGCACGGTCGCCGAGGCGGACAGCTTCGGCGATCGATTCGACGCCGAAGTCTGGCTTCTCGACATGTCCACCCGCCTGAAGCGCTACGTGCCCGACCCGGCCGAGCGCCTGGAACTGCTCAGGCTGGTGCACCACGAGGCGAGCAAGGCCGGCCTCAGGCCGGACCTGGTGCTGGCGCTGATCCATACGGAAAGCCGTTTCGACCGTTTCGCCATCTCCGCAGTGGGCGCCCAGGGCATGATGCAGGTGATGCCCTTCTGGAAGGCCGAGCTGGGCCGCCCCCAGGACAACCTCACCGACAACGCCACCAACCTGCGCTACGGCTGCACCATCCTGAGCTACTACCTGAAGAAGGAACGGGGGGACATCAACCGGGCACTGGCGCGCTACAACGGCAGCCTCGGCGAAAGCTGGTACCCGGCCAAGGTGGTCGGGCTGTGGCAGGACATCTGGTACGTACGCCCCTAG
- a CDS encoding acylphosphatase, whose product MARICLHGYVSGKVQGVSYRQSTQEQADRLDLDGWVRNLADGRVEVLFEGEEPAVRELAAWLEQGPGGAKVTAVELQEQPLQGIAGFIVRR is encoded by the coding sequence ATGGCGCGCATCTGTCTGCACGGCTATGTGAGCGGCAAGGTCCAGGGTGTCTCCTACCGCCAGTCGACCCAGGAACAGGCGGACCGCCTCGATCTGGATGGCTGGGTGCGCAACCTGGCGGACGGTCGCGTGGAGGTGCTGTTCGAGGGCGAGGAACCGGCGGTGCGCGAACTGGCAGCCTGGCTCGAGCAGGGCCCCGGCGGGGCGAAGGTCACGGCGGTCGAGCTGCAGGAGCAGCCCTTGCAAGGGATCGCCGGTTTCATCGTGCGCCGCTAG
- a CDS encoding TlpA disulfide reductase family protein, which translates to MGSRLQAVFGALILMGAGLLLGGCSDDIGLDQHGQKVATAGLENQWLVINYWAEWCGPCRTEIPELNALAGQSEGKGVRILGVNFDGLQGAELEKAAKQMGITFTVLAQDPAERYQLPRSEALPVTYIIDPQGKVRERLMGEQTAAGLNERLVALKEGE; encoded by the coding sequence ATGGGATCACGACTCCAGGCTGTTTTCGGGGCGCTCATTCTCATGGGTGCCGGGCTGTTGCTGGGAGGCTGTTCGGACGATATCGGCCTCGACCAACATGGACAGAAGGTAGCGACTGCCGGCCTCGAAAACCAGTGGTTGGTGATTAATTACTGGGCGGAGTGGTGTGGCCCCTGCCGCACGGAGATCCCCGAGCTCAACGCGTTGGCCGGCCAGTCCGAGGGCAAGGGCGTACGCATACTGGGCGTGAACTTCGACGGCCTGCAAGGGGCCGAACTGGAGAAGGCCGCGAAGCAGATGGGCATCACCTTCACGGTACTCGCCCAGGACCCTGCGGAGCGCTACCAGTTGCCGCGCAGCGAGGCATTGCCGGTGACCTACATCATCGATCCCCAGGGCAAGGTGCGCGAGCGCCTGATGGGTGAGCAGACCGCCGCCGGGCTCAACGAGCGCCTGGTCGCTCTGAAGGAAGGGGAATGA
- a CDS encoding PilZ domain-containing protein, with protein MTLDALCLEVPDILEEDTPILAGLNQFLADARQQPQDGALQQVLGQLFRLNRSAVTLLERQRALQSFSEEYRHYATAYEHGALPPMLFLRLCSELAAGFKRLLLQILQGRQPSLPHLAWCLYMAQHFIAQTLMRHYQHYQEPPGALWRDSHLLYWIGEHQGCLDEPVAAAFRPVPASTLRGLYQQVLLLALSNPFHLTEGECTLLFGALAPLAGLAHLLPWDQEDESEGPTIDLTDAQPYVPYDRQQALTGGPYLRRMELGPLLIALHEPAPLRSAAEHDLLERVRQNWLGRQQRRHPRTEYEGSCSMVVGLPAIHAQLLAQRPVSLDAQMLDASAGGARLLCHSDQGPQLPVGQLTLLLNSGTPTLALVRWRHTNQEGLHLGLRYLKGLPRPVWLRRAPNSQTHPGVLQSTPAPGNGWHHGLWLPKDQFVSGEHLWLQLASVHNQAILPLPEPNLSTSMVTRYPLKMA; from the coding sequence ATGACGCTGGATGCCCTGTGCCTGGAAGTGCCGGACATCCTCGAAGAGGACACCCCTATCCTGGCGGGCCTGAACCAGTTCCTCGCCGACGCCCGCCAGCAGCCGCAGGACGGCGCATTGCAGCAGGTGCTCGGCCAGCTGTTCCGGCTCAATCGAAGTGCGGTGACCTTACTCGAAAGACAGCGCGCGCTGCAAAGCTTCAGCGAGGAATACCGCCACTACGCCACGGCCTATGAGCACGGCGCCCTGCCGCCGATGCTGTTCCTGCGCCTGTGCAGTGAACTGGCCGCCGGCTTCAAGCGCCTGCTGCTGCAGATCCTCCAGGGTCGCCAGCCCTCGCTGCCGCACCTGGCCTGGTGCCTGTACATGGCCCAGCACTTCATCGCGCAGACGCTGATGCGCCACTACCAGCACTACCAGGAGCCGCCCGGCGCGCTGTGGCGCGACAGCCACTTGCTGTACTGGATCGGCGAGCACCAGGGCTGCCTGGACGAGCCGGTCGCCGCCGCTTTCCGCCCGGTTCCGGCCAGCACCCTGCGTGGCCTCTACCAGCAGGTGCTGCTGCTGGCCCTGAGCAACCCCTTCCACCTCACCGAGGGCGAGTGCACCCTGCTGTTCGGCGCCCTCGCGCCCCTTGCCGGGCTGGCCCACCTGCTGCCCTGGGACCAGGAAGACGAGAGCGAGGGCCCGACCATCGATCTCACCGACGCACAGCCCTACGTGCCTTACGATCGCCAGCAGGCGCTGACCGGCGGCCCCTACCTGCGCCGCATGGAACTGGGCCCGCTGCTGATCGCCCTGCACGAACCCGCGCCCCTGCGCAGCGCCGCCGAGCACGACCTGCTGGAACGCGTGAGGCAGAACTGGCTGGGACGCCAGCAGCGTCGCCACCCCCGCACCGAATACGAAGGCTCCTGCAGCATGGTGGTAGGCCTGCCCGCCATCCATGCCCAGCTGCTGGCCCAACGTCCGGTCAGCCTCGATGCCCAGATGCTCGACGCCAGCGCCGGCGGTGCCCGCCTGCTGTGCCACTCGGACCAGGGCCCGCAACTGCCGGTAGGCCAACTGACCCTGTTGCTCAACAGCGGCACCCCGACGCTGGCCCTTGTGCGCTGGCGACACACCAACCAGGAAGGCCTGCACCTGGGCCTGCGCTACCTCAAGGGCCTGCCGCGCCCGGTCTGGCTGCGCCGCGCCCCCAATTCGCAGACCCACCCCGGCGTACTGCAGAGCACCCCCGCCCCCGGCAACGGCTGGCACCACGGCCTGTGGCTGCCGAAGGACCAGTTCGTCAGCGGCGAACACCTCTGGCTGCAACTCGCCAGCGTGCACAACCAGGCCATCCTGCCGCTACCCGAGCCCAACCTCAGCACCTCGATGGTCACGCGCTATCCGCTGAAAATGGCCTGA
- a CDS encoding YihY family inner membrane protein, which yields MRQRIKDVEEFWRFLLHRFISDHGFNSAAALTYTSLFAVVPIMTVTFTMLSAIPAFQGMGEQIQRFIFHNFVPSTGEAVQEYLQGFTLQARHLTWVGVALLAVTAFTMLVTIEKAFNTIWRVRQPRRGVSSFLLYWAILSLGPLLLGTGFAVSTYITSLSMLSSLNEIAGTRILLGFTPLLFNVAAFTLLYAAVPNARVPLRHALTGGAFTALLFESAKALFGLYVSFFPGYQLIYGAFATVPLFLLWIYVSWLIVLFGAELVCNLTSSRHWRRQAMPRLLVLMGVLRVMHDRQQRGLPTRHLDAQRAGWLLPEDEWLELMELLESQHLACRVGGGSWVLSRDLNHYSLHQLLSHCPWPLPRPSQLPAHLDEAWYPPLKAALEGVHQEQQALFDGSLAGWLRPAPE from the coding sequence ATGCGCCAACGCATCAAAGACGTGGAAGAGTTCTGGCGCTTCCTGTTGCATCGCTTCATCAGCGACCACGGTTTCAACAGCGCTGCAGCGCTGACCTACACCAGCCTGTTCGCCGTAGTGCCGATCATGACGGTGACCTTCACCATGCTCTCGGCGATCCCGGCCTTCCAGGGCATGGGCGAGCAGATCCAGCGTTTCATCTTCCACAACTTCGTGCCATCGACCGGCGAGGCGGTGCAGGAATACCTGCAGGGCTTCACGCTGCAGGCGCGGCACCTGACCTGGGTGGGCGTGGCGCTGCTGGCGGTGACGGCCTTCACCATGCTGGTGACCATCGAGAAGGCCTTCAACACGATCTGGCGGGTGCGCCAGCCACGGCGCGGGGTGTCCAGCTTCCTCCTGTACTGGGCCATTCTCAGCCTGGGGCCGCTGCTGCTGGGGACGGGGTTCGCGGTGAGCACCTACATCACCTCGCTGTCGATGCTTTCCAGCCTCAACGAGATCGCCGGCACCCGCATCCTCCTCGGCTTCACGCCGCTGCTGTTCAACGTGGCGGCGTTCACGCTGCTCTACGCGGCGGTGCCCAATGCCCGTGTACCGCTGCGCCATGCATTGACCGGGGGCGCTTTCACCGCGCTGCTGTTCGAGTCGGCGAAGGCGCTGTTCGGTCTCTACGTGAGCTTCTTCCCGGGCTACCAGTTGATCTACGGTGCCTTCGCCACGGTGCCGCTGTTCCTGCTGTGGATCTACGTGTCCTGGCTCATCGTGCTGTTCGGCGCGGAGCTGGTATGCAACCTCACCAGCTCACGCCACTGGCGGCGCCAGGCGATGCCGCGCCTGCTGGTGCTGATGGGCGTGCTGCGGGTCATGCACGACCGCCAGCAGCGAGGCCTGCCCACGCGGCACCTGGATGCGCAACGTGCCGGCTGGCTGCTGCCAGAAGATGAGTGGCTGGAGCTGATGGAGCTGCTCGAAAGCCAGCACCTGGCGTGCCGCGTGGGAGGCGGCTCCTGGGTGCTGTCGCGTGACCTGAACCACTACAGCCTGCACCAGTTGCTCAGCCATTGCCCCTGGCCGTTGCCGCGCCCATCGCAACTGCCGGCGCATCTGGACGAGGCCTGGTACCCACCGTTGAAGGCCGCGCTGGAGGGGGTGCACCAGGAGCAACAGGCCTTGTTCGACGGGAGCCTGGCCGGCTGGCTGCGGCCTGCGCCCGAGTGA
- the arsC gene encoding arsenate reductase (glutaredoxin) (This arsenate reductase requires both glutathione and glutaredoxin to convert arsenate to arsenite, after which the efflux transporter formed by ArsA and ArsB can extrude the arsenite from the cell, providing resistance.) produces MTEMTLYHNPRCSKSRGALELLEARGLSPHIVRYLETPPSVSEIETLLRRLGIGARQLLRTGEDDYKALGLDDTQLDDAALIAAMHAHPKLIERPILVVGEKAVIGRPPEKVLEILP; encoded by the coding sequence ATGACCGAAATGACGCTGTATCACAATCCCCGCTGCTCGAAATCCCGCGGCGCCCTGGAACTGCTCGAGGCGCGAGGCCTCTCGCCGCATATCGTGCGCTACCTGGAAACCCCGCCCAGCGTCAGCGAGATCGAGACCCTGCTGCGCCGCCTCGGCATCGGCGCCCGCCAGTTGCTGCGTACCGGCGAGGACGACTACAAGGCGCTCGGCCTGGATGACACCCAACTCGACGACGCCGCGCTGATCGCCGCCATGCATGCCCATCCCAAGCTGATCGAGCGCCCCATCCTGGTGGTCGGCGAGAAGGCCGTGATCGGTCGCCCGCCGGAGAAGGTCCTGGAGATCCTGCCTTGA
- the wrbA gene encoding NAD(P)H:quinone oxidoreductase: MSTPYILVLYYSRHGATEQMARQIARGVELGGMEARLRTVPAVSSECEAVASDIPADGPLYASLDDLKNCAGLALGSPTRFGNMAAPMKYFLDGTSSLWLSGELVGKPAGVFTSTASLHGGQETTLLSMLLPLLHHGMLVTGLPYSEPALLSTSGGGTPYGPSHYAGADGKRALDEHETTLCRALGQRLATTAIRLEKPRG, from the coding sequence TTGAGCACGCCCTACATCCTGGTTCTCTACTACAGCCGCCATGGCGCCACCGAACAGATGGCCCGGCAGATCGCCCGTGGCGTGGAGCTGGGCGGCATGGAGGCGCGCCTGCGCACCGTGCCCGCCGTCTCCAGCGAATGCGAGGCGGTGGCCAGCGACATCCCCGCCGACGGCCCGCTCTACGCCAGCCTCGACGACCTGAAGAACTGCGCCGGCCTCGCGCTCGGCAGCCCGACGCGCTTCGGCAACATGGCCGCGCCGATGAAGTATTTCCTCGACGGCACCAGCAGCCTCTGGCTCAGCGGCGAACTGGTCGGCAAGCCGGCCGGCGTCTTCACCTCCACCGCCAGCCTGCACGGCGGGCAGGAGACCACCCTGCTGTCCATGCTCCTGCCGCTGCTGCACCACGGCATGCTGGTCACCGGCCTGCCCTACAGTGAACCGGCCCTGCTATCCACCAGCGGCGGCGGCACCCCCTACGGACCCAGCCACTACGCCGGTGCCGACGGCAAGCGCGCCCTCGACGAACACGAAACCACCCTTTGCCGCGCCCTGGGCCAACGCCTGGCCACGACGGCGATCCGCCTGGAGAAGCCCCGTGGCTAA
- a CDS encoding DUF2069 domain-containing protein, with protein sequence MAKKPKVLPELDWLAPRLAISRALSLIAFFGLALLLVVWTLVYAELNGARPWVVLSIELLPLALLAPGMVLGNARAHAWACFVINLYFIQGVLAATDPNRALFGWLMGGLSLLLFCAALLYTRWRFQYNRKLAGEN encoded by the coding sequence GTGGCTAAGAAACCCAAAGTGCTCCCCGAACTGGACTGGCTCGCCCCGCGCCTGGCCATCAGCCGAGCCCTCAGCCTCATCGCCTTCTTCGGCCTGGCCTTGCTGCTGGTGGTCTGGACCCTGGTGTACGCCGAACTCAACGGCGCCCGCCCCTGGGTGGTACTGAGCATCGAGCTGCTGCCACTGGCGCTGCTGGCGCCGGGCATGGTCCTCGGCAACGCCCGCGCGCATGCCTGGGCCTGCTTCGTGATCAACCTGTACTTCATCCAGGGCGTGCTGGCTGCCACCGACCCGAACCGCGCGCTGTTCGGCTGGCTGATGGGCGGGCTGAGCCTGCTGCTGTTCTGCGCCGCGCTGCTCTACACGCGCTGGCGCTTCCAGTACAACCGCAAGCTGGCCGGGGAAAACTGA
- the hda gene encoding DnaA regulatory inactivator Hda, whose product MKPIQLPLGIRLRDDATFANYYPGANAAALGYVERLCEADAGWTESLIYLWGGEGVGRSHLQQAACLRFEQRGEQAVYLPLAELAPYGTAILDNLEQCELVCLDDLDAVAGRADWEEALFHLFNRLRDSGRKLLLAANTAPRELAVKLPDLKSRLTLALIFQLQSLSDEDKLRALQLRASRRGLHLTDEVGRFILTRGSRSMSALFDLLERLDQASLQAQRKLTIPFLKETLGW is encoded by the coding sequence ATGAAACCCATTCAGCTTCCCCTCGGCATCCGCTTGCGTGACGACGCGACATTTGCCAACTACTACCCCGGCGCCAACGCCGCGGCACTCGGCTATGTCGAGCGCCTCTGCGAGGCCGATGCCGGTTGGACCGAAAGCCTGATCTACCTCTGGGGCGGGGAGGGCGTCGGTCGCAGCCACCTGCAGCAGGCGGCCTGCCTGCGCTTCGAGCAGCGGGGCGAGCAGGCGGTCTACCTGCCGCTGGCGGAGCTGGCGCCATACGGGACGGCGATCCTCGACAACCTGGAGCAGTGCGAGCTGGTCTGCCTCGATGATCTGGATGCGGTAGCCGGGCGCGCGGACTGGGAGGAGGCGCTGTTCCACCTGTTCAACCGCCTGCGTGATTCGGGTCGCAAGCTGCTGCTGGCGGCCAATACCGCACCGCGGGAGCTGGCGGTGAAGTTGCCGGACCTGAAGTCGCGCCTGACCCTGGCGCTGATCTTCCAGCTGCAGTCGCTGTCCGACGAGGACAAGCTGCGCGCCCTGCAACTGCGTGCCTCGCGCCGTGGCCTGCACCTGACCGATGAGGTCGGGCGCTTCATCCTCACCCGCGGCTCGCGCAGCATGAGCGCCCTGTTCGACTTGCTCGAACGTCTCGATCAGGCCTCCCTGCAGGCCCAGCGCAAGCTCACCATCCCCTTCCTCAAGGAAACCCTGGGCTGGTGA